A genomic region of Rhipicephalus sanguineus isolate Rsan-2018 chromosome 1, BIME_Rsan_1.4, whole genome shotgun sequence contains the following coding sequences:
- the LOC125757022 gene encoding uncharacterized protein LOC125757022, with protein MVGYEKEKQRCSQYISDQAKKYKRNVKYIPVSNLRDVADNVCKMVDLYRACMSEIAERNKCLVMLANTPRMVENQLMKLGLTFCTTATIGSGCQPLYNAATATVVFLCSLSLRIQNWK; from the exons ATGGTTGGGTACGAGAAAGAAAAGCAACGCTGCAGTCAGTACATATCTGACCAAGCCAAAAAGTACAAACGAAACGTCAAGTACATACCGGTGTCCAATCTCAGAGACGTCGCCGACAACGTATGCAA GATGGTGGATCTCTACCGGGCCTGCATGAGTGAAATAGCTGAGCGCAACAAGTGTCTCGTGATGCTCGCCAATACACCTCGGATGGTCGAGAACCAACTGATGAAACTTGGACTGACGTTTTGCACTACTGCTACGATCGGGTCGGGGTGCCAGCCCCTGTACAACGCCGCCACAGCCACCGTCGTATTCCTCTGCAGCCTGAGCTTGAGGATCCAAAATTGGAAATAA